Proteins from one Prevotella sp. E2-28 genomic window:
- the leuB gene encoding 3-isopropylmalate dehydrogenase: MKLKIAILPGDGIGPEIMKQGVAVLDAVAEKCGHEFIYEEALVGACAIETVGDPYPEATHAACMNADAVLFAAVGDLKYDNNPTLKVRPETGLLAMRKKLGLFANVRPVATFDCLLHKSPLKEELLKGADFVVLRELTGGMYFGEKYQDNDKAFDTNVYTRPEIERILKVAFEMAMQRRKHLTVVDKANVLASSRLWRQIAKEMESQYPEVTTDYMFIDNASMRVLTEPRFFDVIVTENTFGDILTDETSCITGSMGLQPSSSLGEHTPLFEPVHGSWPQAAGQNLANPLAQILSAAMLLEHFGLNKEGALIREAVNASLDANVRTPEIQVEGGQKYGTKEVGAWIVDYIKKS, translated from the coding sequence ATGAAACTGAAAATTGCAATCCTTCCGGGCGATGGTATCGGACCGGAAATTATGAAGCAAGGTGTGGCTGTGCTTGATGCTGTAGCTGAGAAATGTGGCCATGAGTTTATATATGAAGAAGCACTTGTTGGAGCTTGTGCTATAGAGACTGTTGGTGACCCGTATCCCGAGGCTACTCATGCGGCCTGTATGAATGCCGATGCAGTGCTCTTTGCTGCTGTGGGCGATTTGAAATACGACAACAATCCCACGTTGAAGGTTCGCCCTGAGACCGGTCTGCTAGCTATGCGCAAGAAGTTAGGACTTTTTGCCAATGTGCGTCCTGTAGCCACATTTGATTGCTTGCTGCATAAATCGCCATTAAAAGAGGAACTGTTGAAAGGTGCTGACTTCGTGGTTCTTCGTGAACTCACTGGCGGTATGTATTTCGGCGAGAAATATCAGGATAATGATAAGGCCTTCGATACCAATGTCTATACTCGTCCCGAGATTGAGCGCATCCTGAAGGTGGCTTTCGAAATGGCTATGCAGCGCCGTAAGCACCTCACGGTAGTTGATAAGGCTAATGTCCTTGCATCCAGTCGTTTGTGGCGCCAGATTGCAAAGGAGATGGAATCACAGTATCCTGAGGTGACAACAGATTATATGTTTATCGACAATGCTTCTATGCGTGTGCTTACCGAGCCACGTTTCTTTGATGTCATCGTGACAGAGAACACCTTTGGCGATATCCTTACTGACGAGACTTCTTGCATCACGGGTTCTATGGGTCTGCAGCCTTCTTCTTCTTTGGGTGAGCATACACCGCTCTTCGAACCTGTTCATGGCTCATGGCCTCAGGCTGCTGGTCAGAATCTGGCTAATCCATTGGCACAGATTCTTTCTGCCGCTATGCTGTTGGAACATTTCGGACTTAACAAGGAGGGTGCCCTCATTCGTGAGGCTGTCAATGCTTCACTCGATGCCAATGTGCGTACCCCCGAAATCCAAGTGGAAGGTGGACAAAAATATGGCACCAAGGAAGTTGGTGCCTGGATTGTAGATTACATCAAAAAGTCGTAA